One window of the Methanomassiliicoccaceae archaeon DOK genome contains the following:
- a CDS encoding DUF541 domain-containing protein, which yields MDKTITVTGSGTAYATPDAAVVNGEIIGTVADYSEAVRSSAEALTSIRKSIGEAGFDMDDLKTTNFSVDTVYKNGSAGTAEFAGYRYMHGISITTDADGESLGRLLQALTSCSQAPEFRVSYIVRDPSEPMREARQAAVKDAKHRARELALAADVKLGGIVSISYASNNCSVSPRARMFSAMAVDAVPKDAEFHDSVTIQWEII from the coding sequence ATGGACAAGACAATCACAGTAACAGGTTCGGGAACGGCATACGCCACACCCGATGCGGCCGTCGTCAACGGGGAGATCATCGGAACCGTTGCGGATTACTCCGAAGCGGTGAGGTCCTCGGCGGAAGCCCTCACGTCAATCAGGAAGTCGATCGGTGAGGCGGGATTCGACATGGACGATCTCAAGACCACCAATTTCTCGGTCGACACCGTGTACAAGAACGGCAGCGCCGGCACAGCCGAGTTCGCCGGGTACCGTTACATGCACGGGATATCGATAACCACCGACGCGGATGGCGAATCCCTCGGAAGGCTTCTGCAGGCCCTCACGTCATGCAGCCAAGCCCCCGAGTTCAGGGTATCGTACATCGTCAGGGACCCCTCGGAGCCCATGAGGGAGGCGAGGCAGGCGGCGGTCAAGGACGCGAAGCACAGGGCAAGGGAGCTGGCTCTCGCTGCCGATGTGAAGCTTGGCGGAATCGTCTCCATAAGCTACGCCTCAAACAACTGTTCGGTATCCCCCAGGGCGAGGATGTTCTCTGCGATGGCCGTCGACGCAGTACCCAAGGATGCGGAGTTCCACGATTCGGTCACTATTCAGTGGGAGATCATCTGA
- the amrS gene encoding AmmeMemoRadiSam system radical SAM enzyme, which produces MANTERVESRFYTRDGDAYVCGLCPHGCRLRPGQYGRCGSRRADEDMLVAYSYGKVSSIAVDPIEKKPLYHYRPRSRCFSVGSVGCNMRCRHCQNYSISMMSYGKKRTTYESPEELVAMCRHEGLDTIAFTYNEPGIWFEYIMDVMRADPDLHLVLVTNGFLNEEPLRQLCGVADAINLDVKGFTEDFYGRICEGRLADVMRSARIIRDEGVHLELTYLVIPGHNDSEDEVGSFCGWVRDELGADVPVHFTRFHPDFEMMDVPMTPVETVMRCREIGMECGLEYVFVGNVVTEHADNTYCPGCGAMLVSRLGYLVDIVGLDGDRCSSCGRRIPIRLRS; this is translated from the coding sequence ATGGCGAATACCGAGCGTGTCGAATCCAGGTTCTACACTCGCGACGGCGACGCGTACGTCTGCGGACTGTGCCCCCACGGATGCAGGCTCAGGCCGGGGCAGTACGGCAGGTGCGGGTCCCGGAGGGCCGACGAGGACATGCTGGTGGCGTATTCCTACGGAAAGGTGTCGTCCATAGCCGTAGATCCCATCGAGAAGAAGCCGCTCTACCACTACAGACCGCGCTCGAGGTGCTTCTCGGTGGGGAGCGTCGGCTGCAACATGAGATGCAGACACTGCCAGAACTATTCCATCTCCATGATGTCCTACGGCAAGAAGCGCACCACGTACGAGTCCCCGGAGGAGCTGGTGGCGATGTGCAGGCACGAGGGGCTCGACACCATCGCGTTCACCTACAACGAACCGGGTATCTGGTTCGAGTACATCATGGATGTCATGAGGGCCGACCCGGACCTGCATCTGGTGCTTGTGACCAACGGGTTCCTGAACGAGGAGCCCCTGAGGCAGCTCTGCGGGGTCGCCGACGCGATCAACCTGGACGTCAAAGGGTTCACCGAGGATTTCTACGGCAGGATATGCGAGGGGCGCCTCGCGGATGTGATGCGCTCGGCCCGCATCATCCGCGACGAAGGAGTCCACCTAGAGCTCACCTACCTCGTGATCCCGGGACACAACGACTCGGAGGACGAGGTCGGATCGTTCTGCGGATGGGTCCGCGACGAACTCGGCGCGGACGTGCCCGTCCACTTCACCAGGTTCCATCCGGACTTCGAGATGATGGACGTCCCCATGACCCCTGTGGAGACTGTCATGAGATGCAGGGAGATCGGGATGGAGTGCGGGCTAGAGTACGTCTTCGTGGGGAACGTGGTCACCGAGCATGCGGACAACACATACTGCCCCGGTTGCGGGGCCATGCTCGTGAGCCGCCTGGGATACCTCGTGGACATCGTCGGCCTGGACGGCGACAGGTGCTCCTCCTGCGGACGCAGGATCCCCATCAGGCTCCGATCATAA
- a CDS encoding AsnC family transcriptional regulator, with the protein MIDNLDKRIIEIMKKDSRCPFVEIANQLGVSEGTVRSRVHRMTEEGIIRGFTIKTSSRNVKALVEIRIDVNTDTQEIAKELAGYDGVTEVFEVTGDQDIIAIVDVESSQHLNDIIERVRRYDNILSTRTRLILKEHFGEA; encoded by the coding sequence ATGATAGACAACCTTGACAAGAGGATCATCGAGATAATGAAGAAGGACTCCAGATGCCCCTTCGTCGAGATAGCCAACCAGCTTGGGGTCTCCGAAGGCACCGTCCGCAGCAGGGTGCACAGGATGACCGAGGAGGGCATCATCCGCGGGTTCACGATCAAGACCAGTTCCCGCAACGTGAAGGCGCTGGTGGAGATCCGCATCGACGTCAACACCGACACCCAGGAGATCGCCAAAGAACTGGCGGGCTACGACGGTGTCACCGAAGTCTTCGAGGTTACCGGCGACCAGGACATCATCGCCATCGTCGACGTCGAATCATCCCAGCATCTCAACGACATCATAGAGAGGGTGAGGCGCTACGACAACATCCTCAGCACGAGGACCCGCCTCATTCTCAAGGAGCATTTCGGGGAGGCATGA
- a CDS encoding mechanosensitive ion channel, with protein sequence MDVRRTTYVLLLVLMLSVAVPVAMGGDSDAAEQSDVIVNVDGSGDSITLDMESGTSKTATLYITNNSDSYLSLDVPTYDSDLILSSAKITVNGAESNLIYPKGDSDGRHIAVVTITVSVDRLTDTQTVEGNLTLRFTDVTVESTDGSNVFERQVPFTVNVNSVYTSEGSYNQFFGLFPNTLPAPLNEPWFTAVVTLVLWIVITIVVCELVIPQLTKIVGSRKTATEKKKLTQTLTKTISVLMFVVAVNECLNIIGTSAEIMSMVSTWSLVLYVLIGSVLAWQVYIFLVTAIINGLDDAVDVDGIDSSLIPLFRLIGKVVICVLAATIILAAFGVDLAGIMVSAGVITLGITFGAQEIISQFFSGIVLLSTRPFKKGDYISLNGTTYIVHKVRIMYTEFENWDRDQIVTMPNNAVTSATMINYTKGDPRTRIFIYVSVAYDADLTLAKELMIKAANMHPHVIKDKSCVPPNTRLTNFLDSGIEYRLACYVDDYDLSAHYAGQIREIIYKLFKDNGVEIPYNRLQIDILSDCDGKKRPDDKTPDD encoded by the coding sequence ATGGATGTCAGGAGGACCACGTACGTTCTGCTGCTGGTGCTCATGCTGTCGGTAGCCGTGCCCGTCGCGATGGGTGGAGACAGCGATGCGGCAGAGCAGAGCGATGTCATAGTCAATGTCGACGGGAGCGGGGATTCCATCACCCTGGACATGGAAAGTGGCACGTCCAAGACCGCGACGCTGTACATCACCAACAACTCGGACAGCTACCTCAGCCTGGACGTTCCGACGTACGATTCCGACCTGATATTGAGCAGCGCCAAAATCACCGTCAACGGGGCCGAGTCGAACCTCATCTACCCCAAAGGAGACTCGGACGGCAGGCACATCGCCGTGGTGACCATCACGGTCTCGGTCGACCGCCTGACGGACACCCAGACCGTGGAAGGAAATCTGACTCTCAGGTTCACGGACGTGACAGTCGAATCGACCGACGGAAGCAACGTCTTCGAACGCCAGGTGCCGTTCACGGTCAACGTCAACTCCGTCTACACATCGGAAGGTTCCTACAACCAGTTCTTCGGCCTGTTCCCGAACACACTCCCTGCGCCCCTCAACGAACCGTGGTTCACCGCCGTGGTCACACTCGTCCTCTGGATCGTCATAACGATCGTGGTGTGCGAACTGGTCATACCTCAGCTCACCAAGATCGTCGGGTCCAGAAAGACCGCGACAGAGAAGAAGAAGCTCACCCAGACCCTCACCAAGACGATCTCGGTCCTGATGTTCGTCGTGGCTGTGAACGAGTGCCTGAACATCATCGGCACCAGCGCGGAGATCATGAGCATGGTGTCCACGTGGTCGCTGGTCCTCTACGTCCTGATCGGTTCGGTCCTCGCCTGGCAGGTCTACATATTCCTCGTCACGGCCATCATCAACGGTCTGGACGACGCCGTGGATGTGGACGGCATAGACTCGTCCCTCATCCCCCTGTTCAGGCTCATAGGGAAGGTCGTCATCTGTGTGCTCGCCGCGACCATCATCCTCGCGGCGTTCGGAGTGGACCTCGCGGGCATCATGGTCAGCGCCGGCGTCATCACGCTGGGAATCACCTTCGGAGCGCAGGAGATCATCAGCCAGTTCTTCTCCGGAATCGTCCTGCTGTCCACGAGACCGTTCAAGAAGGGCGACTACATCAGCCTGAACGGCACGACGTACATCGTCCACAAGGTCAGGATCATGTACACGGAGTTCGAGAACTGGGACAGGGACCAGATCGTGACCATGCCCAACAACGCCGTCACCTCGGCGACGATGATCAACTACACCAAGGGGGACCCCCGCACCAGGATCTTCATCTACGTGTCGGTGGCGTACGACGCGGACCTGACCCTCGCGAAGGAGCTCATGATCAAGGCCGCCAACATGCACCCCCATGTGATAAAGGACAAGAGCTGCGTCCCGCCGAACACCAGGCTCACCAACTTCCTGGACTCCGGCATCGAGTACAGGCTGGCATGCTACGTCGACGACTACGACCTCAGCGCCCACTACGCCGGCCAGATCCGCGAGATCATATACAAGCTGTTCAAGGACAACGGCGTGGAGATCCCGTACAACAGGCTCCAGATCGACATCCTGAGCGACTGCGACGGCAAGAAGAGACCGGACGACAAGACCCCGGACGACTGA